The DNA sequence GGTACAAATTGCAAGAAGCACTAGATGAAGTTAAGATGGTAGTCGAAGGTGTATACACAGCAAAAGCGGCCCTTGATCTATCTATTAAATATAAAGTTGAAATGCCCATAATCAGACAGGTCAATGAAGTACTGTTTGGTGGTAAGGAAACTAAGAAGGCTGTTCAGGATTTGATGATTAGAGATAAGAAAATTGAATATACAAATTGATTTAATATAAGACTCCCCTTGGATAGACAGTAAATAATTATTTATCCAAGGGGATTTATTATGAATCAATAGGGACAGTCCCCAATGATTCAATATAATTCAGCAACTGTTTCTAGTTATATAATTATTTTTTAACATACCGTATCATTTCAAAATAAAGGAGTATAATAAAGGAGGTTATATGTAATGAAGAGTAAAAACATAAGATTAATCTTTGGATTCATATTTTTTATAATAGGTGGAGTAATATATGAATTTGAAAGATATCTGTATGTATTGATATGGAGGACAAGAAGTGATGCATTAATTAACTTAGGGGATGGACCCGCTAATTTTGCCCCTATTTTCAGTAATATAGTTGATTTTCGAACTAGCCCAAGTGTAGGAGATAACAAAATAGCAATAGCTTTTTTTATTATCGGTATTGTTCTTATTATAAGCAGTTTTTTTGGCGAAAGACATAAAATAAAATAGTTGTTTTTACATAACTCAGCCTTCTTGATAATAATCTATTATCAAGAAGGCTATAATTATCTGGTTGAATCAAAAAGGACCGTCCCCATTGATTCATAAAATATATATATAGGCTGTCATAATCCAACATATATATCATATATTTATATATAAGAATACTTATAGGGAGGATATATATGTTGGGAGAGTACGATATTTATAAAGATATTAGAGCTAGAACAAACGGAGAAATTTATATGGGAGTGGTAGGACCCGTTAGAACAGGTAAATCTACATTCATCAAAAGATTCATGGATTTATTAGTGTTGCCTAATATAGAAAATGTACATAGCAAGGAAAGAACACAGGATGAGCTTCCTCAAAGCGCAGCTGGAAAGACAATAATGACTACAGAGCCTAAGTTCATTCCTCAAGAAGCTGCAACAGTTACATTATCTGATGATGTTGAATTCAATGTAAGAATGATTGATTGTGTTGGGTATATGGTTGAAGGAGCTACAGGACATCTTGAGAATGATGAAGAAAGAAAAGTAAAAACACCTTGGTTCAATTATGATATTCCATTCACTCAAGCGGCTGAAATAGGAACTAAAAAGGTTATTAACGATCATTCGACTTTAGGAATCGTTGTAACTGCTGATGGTTCATTTGGAGAAATACCAAGAGAGAATTATATAGAGGCAGAAGAGAGAACAATTGACGAGTTGAAGAAATTGAATAAACCTTACGTTGTGATTCTGAATTCCCTTAGACCATATTCAGACGATACTACTTTGACAGCATCTGAATTGGAAGATAAATATAATGTTCCTGTATTACCTGTTAACTGTGACCAGTTGAAAAAAGAAGATGTCATTAAAATATTAGAAAGCGTTTTATTGGAATTCCCATTATCAGAAGTTAATTTCAATGTACCTAAATGGATTGAAATGCTAGACAATGACCATTGGTTAAAAGCTTCATTAATTGATTCAGTAAAAGATATCATGTGTTCAGTTGATGCAATCAGAGACCTTAAAAAAGAAGATACCCTAATTGTAGAAAATGAATATATAACTAAAGTAAAATTAGATAAGATTGACCTATCCACAGGATGTGCAGATGTTGACATCAACTTTAATGATGACTATTACTATGATATTCTAAGTGACCTCATGGGAACTGAAATAAAAGGTGAATATCAATTCATGTCACTAATCAAGAAATTAGGTAGAGTAAAAGAAGAATACGATAAAGTATCAGCAGCACTTAATGAAGTAAAAGCAAAAGGTTATGGAATTGTTACACCAATGGTTGATGAATTATCATTGCAAGAACCAGAAATCGTAAAACAAGGCAATAAATTCGGTGTTAAATTAAAAGCGAGTGCACCAACCATTCATATGATCAAATGTGATATCCAGACAGAAGTTTCACCAATAGTAGGAACAGAAAAACAAAGTGAAGAACTTCTTAACTATTTGATGAGTGAATTCGAAACCGATCCAACTAAGATATGGGATACTAATCTTTTCGGAAAATCGTTACATGATCTAGTTAATGATGGCCTTCAGAACAAGATCTATAGAATGCCTGATGATGCTAGAGACAAATTGCAGGAGACATTGCAGAAAATCGTTAATGATGCCAATGGAGGAATTGTTTGTATTATAATCTAGAATATGGGTATAATAATAAATGACGTAAGGTACTTATTATGAAGACACCTAAG is a window from the Vallitalea longa genome containing:
- the spoIVA gene encoding stage IV sporulation protein A, with translation MGEYDIYKDIRARTNGEIYMGVVGPVRTGKSTFIKRFMDLLVLPNIENVHSKERTQDELPQSAAGKTIMTTEPKFIPQEAATVTLSDDVEFNVRMIDCVGYMVEGATGHLENDEERKVKTPWFNYDIPFTQAAEIGTKKVINDHSTLGIVVTADGSFGEIPRENYIEAEERTIDELKKLNKPYVVILNSLRPYSDDTTLTASELEDKYNVPVLPVNCDQLKKEDVIKILESVLLEFPLSEVNFNVPKWIEMLDNDHWLKASLIDSVKDIMCSVDAIRDLKKEDTLIVENEYITKVKLDKIDLSTGCADVDINFNDDYYYDILSDLMGTEIKGEYQFMSLIKKLGRVKEEYDKVSAALNEVKAKGYGIVTPMVDELSLQEPEIVKQGNKFGVKLKASAPTIHMIKCDIQTEVSPIVGTEKQSEELLNYLMSEFETDPTKIWDTNLFGKSLHDLVNDGLQNKIYRMPDDARDKLQETLQKIVNDANGGIVCIII